A part of bacterium genomic DNA contains:
- a CDS encoding lysylphosphatidylglycerol synthase domain-containing protein: MSDRIRLGRLFSGLLVAGIVVLLAANIASNWEELRKYAAEGNLRFSPTDLALSGACFVLGFAALVQGWRLVVRALGAEIGYPGAFRVVVQSSMGRYIPGKIWAAAGLVYLGRRRGVPVAAGAAGAVISTVLVVMAGLICSLPRFLPLVPAPWNVLLPAAAFFLAAALLHPRVLAAAVDRLSRAAGRGGCGVSYRYGALGSAVPFYLIFWIGLGAGFVFSLRGIGLSPAPAASASAYAFAYAGGVLAFPAPGGVGVREGLLALGLKGLVSPALAAAVGVYARLWSTVLEALLFGCSFLVGRRSGVGIDCAAENMPASHNHDG; this comes from the coding sequence GTGTCTGATCGGATCCGGCTCGGGCGCCTGTTCTCCGGGCTGCTCGTCGCCGGTATCGTCGTTTTGCTGGCCGCGAACATCGCTTCCAACTGGGAAGAGCTGCGGAAGTACGCGGCGGAGGGGAATCTGCGGTTTTCCCCTACCGACCTGGCGTTGTCGGGTGCGTGCTTCGTTCTCGGGTTCGCGGCGCTCGTCCAGGGATGGCGCCTCGTGGTCCGGGCCCTGGGCGCGGAGATCGGTTATCCGGGGGCGTTCCGGGTGGTGGTCCAGTCGTCGATGGGCCGGTATATCCCGGGAAAGATCTGGGCGGCGGCGGGTCTGGTCTATCTGGGCCGTCGCCGGGGCGTGCCCGTCGCCGCCGGCGCCGCCGGCGCGGTTATCTCCACGGTTCTGGTGGTCATGGCGGGGCTGATCTGTTCCCTCCCGCGTTTTCTGCCCCTGGTCCCCGCTCCCTGGAACGTTCTGCTGCCGGCCGCGGCCTTCTTCCTGGCGGCGGCGCTTCTTCATCCCCGTGTCCTGGCCGCCGCCGTCGACCGGCTGAGCCGGGCCGCCGGCCGGGGCGGGTGCGGCGTTTCCTACCGCTATGGAGCCCTGGGGTCCGCCGTGCCCTTCTACCTCATCTTCTGGATCGGGCTCGGCGCCGGGTTCGTTTTCTCTCTGCGGGGAATCGGTCTCTCCCCCGCTCCCGCCGCGTCCGCCTCCGCGTACGCCTTCGCGTATGCCGGAGGGGTTCTGGCGTTCCCGGCCCCGGGAGGGGTGGGCGTCAGGGAAGGCCTGCTGGCCCTGGGCTTGAAGGGGCTCGTTTCCCCGGCCCTGGCCGCGGCCGTCGGCGTCTATGCCCGCCTCTGGTCCACGGTTCTGGAAGCGCTCCTCTTCGGTTGTTCCTTTCTCGTCGGCCGCCGTTCCGGGGTTGGGATTGACTGCGCCGCCGAAAATATGCCAGCATCCCATAATCATGACGGATAA
- a CDS encoding glycosyltransferase family 2 protein, whose amino-acid sequence MKLSVIIPAHNEEENIVPLLEALESMFAESGLEGETIVIDDGSTDATLQRLEEGGRNRPFLRVVRHLRRRGITAALETGFAAARGEVLVFYPADLQYHPRDIPSLVARVDEGYDIVTGWRQGKYGKKRVVSSIYNRLSRIFFKVSVHDLNGVKAFRREVVADLQFQPDWHRYLVVLAASRGWTVSEVKVPLYPRRHGSSKFKSDRVLRAFWDFVVVLFVVKFSQKPMVLFGNLGLIFIGIGMALSVYLSYLHFLGQKIGDRPLLLLAILLLVTGIQFFALGLLGELIGRRRGRQD is encoded by the coding sequence ATGAAGTTGTCGGTCATCATCCCCGCGCATAACGAGGAAGAGAATATCGTTCCTCTTCTGGAAGCCCTCGAGTCCATGTTCGCCGAGTCGGGGCTCGAAGGGGAAACGATCGTCATCGACGACGGGTCCACCGACGCCACGCTGCAGCGTTTGGAGGAAGGCGGCCGGAACCGGCCCTTCCTCCGGGTGGTGCGTCACCTCCGTCGCCGGGGCATTACCGCCGCTCTCGAGACCGGTTTCGCCGCCGCCCGGGGCGAGGTTCTGGTCTTCTACCCCGCCGATCTGCAGTATCACCCCCGGGACATACCCTCCCTGGTGGCTCGGGTGGACGAAGGCTACGATATCGTCACCGGCTGGAGGCAGGGGAAATACGGGAAAAAACGGGTGGTCTCCTCGATATACAACCGGCTCTCCCGGATCTTCTTCAAGGTCTCCGTCCACGACCTCAACGGAGTCAAGGCCTTCCGCCGCGAGGTTGTCGCCGATCTCCAGTTTCAACCGGATTGGCACCGGTACCTGGTGGTGTTGGCCGCTTCCCGGGGGTGGACGGTCAGCGAGGTCAAGGTTCCCCTCTACCCCCGCCGTCACGGCAGCTCCAAGTTCAAGTCCGATAGGGTATTGCGCGCGTTCTGGGATTTCGTGGTGGTGCTCTTCGTGGTTAAATTCAGCCAGAAGCCGATGGTTTTGTTCGGAAACCTCGGCCTGATTTTCATCGGCATCGGAATGGCTCTTTCCGTCTACCTCTCTTACCTGCATTTCCTCGGGCAGAAGATCGGAGACCGCCCCCTGCTGTTGTTGGCCATTCTCCTGCTGGTAACCGGGATCCAGTTCTTCGCCCTGGGTCTTCTCGGAGAATTGATCGGCCGCCGCCGCGGCCGCCAGGACTGA
- a CDS encoding 6-pyruvoyl-tetrahydropterin synthase-related protein, giving the protein MDRLRYPIAVLMVAAAVIFSLYILSPILDPGYSAGGDDPVHISYDLELKKILEEEGKVFGWSYLYGTGAPIFIFRPPGFYLASVLLHEGSLGMIPLETGHKAVYLLALALFPVAVFYLMRRFDFPPLACAGAALFSLGPVSTWGHTIDAYFDLGLAKQALALLFVPFTLGKAHGVMRRGDAVFTGSVLFGITFLNHPYMAMSVAWLIGLYLVLHLFSFSLRETVRAAARAAVMMAVGLLLISFWLVPFYSSPEIHPTTGYLSQSRHGFSVMTDTAAGVLDHFFDGSLFDSPNPEPFGAGSVWAWRDNSGTGRWPALTWACLVGLVFLLLGFRYFGNLFFLCGFVFSLLVFMGPDDLPVLRSIPFQEQFQYIHWIPVPELFCVCSAGFGLYSLAALGAAGARALAGGRGRWPSAVFWVSGAVLVGVFAGPVWKDRLEWGGRKVRTRDFETRGGVQTPFSLRSPPNLEFQRCLDLLGGTAPFSRFYASPTSIRSGQEIFYFTVAPALSGRTDVISPLFSGLMGGWNRIIGSTIRRDLWSSRNLVDLLNIQMTLTHRDNLEKFEPEPEFMETAFSGNIWVARNVTDPPGAFGFTGSRPVLAYLGYRDWERTMESWIRYFRDLPRPERAAYVLRAPAGADPGEVEGVPVGEFSALLVAGGTAWDTPAARGLLARARDNGLEIFALSPIPGDPAGVTATDPDGIPFARFEAPPVAWNRERVEEERERHLVAFDCAGPGWLYLKTAYYRGWRASLNGQRAPVFCLSPGYDAVRVGPGASELVFAYAGANHAGLGYLVSGLALLGGIVSLARRRRR; this is encoded by the coding sequence ATGGACCGACTGCGTTACCCGATCGCCGTTCTTATGGTGGCGGCGGCGGTGATTTTCTCCCTCTACATTCTCTCCCCGATTCTGGATCCCGGGTACAGCGCGGGGGGGGACGATCCGGTCCATATCTCCTACGATCTGGAGTTGAAAAAGATCCTGGAGGAGGAGGGGAAAGTCTTCGGATGGTCCTATCTTTATGGAACGGGCGCCCCCATCTTCATCTTCCGCCCCCCCGGTTTTTACCTGGCTTCGGTCCTTCTCCACGAGGGATCGCTGGGAATGATCCCGCTGGAGACGGGCCACAAGGCCGTCTATCTGCTGGCCCTGGCCCTCTTCCCCGTGGCGGTTTTTTACCTTATGCGCCGGTTCGATTTCCCCCCCCTGGCCTGCGCCGGCGCCGCGCTTTTTTCCCTGGGCCCGGTCAGCACCTGGGGCCACACCATCGATGCCTATTTCGATCTGGGCCTGGCCAAACAGGCGTTGGCGCTGCTGTTCGTGCCCTTCACCCTGGGGAAGGCTCACGGGGTCATGCGTCGCGGCGACGCCGTCTTTACGGGCTCCGTCCTCTTCGGCATTACCTTCCTCAACCACCCCTACATGGCCATGAGCGTCGCCTGGCTGATCGGCTTGTACCTCGTCCTCCATCTCTTCTCCTTTTCCCTGCGGGAGACGGTCCGGGCCGCGGCGCGGGCCGCGGTCATGATGGCGGTGGGCCTGCTGCTGATCTCGTTCTGGCTCGTCCCCTTTTATTCCTCGCCCGAAATCCACCCCACGACCGGCTACCTCTCCCAGAGTCGTCACGGATTTTCGGTCATGACGGACACGGCGGCGGGAGTTCTCGATCATTTTTTCGACGGGTCGCTCTTCGATTCCCCCAACCCGGAACCGTTCGGTGCGGGCTCGGTCTGGGCCTGGAGGGACAACTCCGGCACCGGGCGCTGGCCGGCGCTGACCTGGGCCTGTCTCGTCGGCCTGGTTTTCCTCCTCCTCGGCTTCCGCTATTTCGGGAACCTCTTTTTCCTGTGCGGGTTCGTTTTTTCCCTGCTGGTGTTCATGGGGCCGGACGACCTTCCGGTGCTGCGGTCGATCCCTTTCCAGGAGCAGTTTCAGTACATTCACTGGATCCCGGTCCCGGAGTTGTTCTGCGTCTGCAGCGCCGGTTTCGGGCTCTACTCTCTGGCCGCTCTGGGCGCTGCCGGGGCGCGGGCCCTGGCGGGGGGGCGGGGACGATGGCCGAGCGCCGTGTTCTGGGTTTCGGGGGCGGTTCTGGTGGGAGTCTTCGCGGGACCGGTCTGGAAGGATCGGCTGGAGTGGGGGGGGCGCAAGGTCCGGACCCGGGATTTCGAGACCAGAGGCGGCGTGCAGACACCCTTCAGCCTGCGGTCCCCCCCCAACCTGGAGTTCCAGCGCTGTCTCGATCTTCTGGGGGGAACCGCGCCCTTCAGCCGGTTTTACGCTTCCCCCACCTCGATCCGGTCCGGACAGGAGATCTTTTATTTCACGGTCGCTCCGGCCCTGTCGGGGCGCACCGACGTCATTTCTCCGCTCTTCAGCGGGTTGATGGGGGGGTGGAACCGGATCATCGGCTCCACCATCCGCCGGGACCTCTGGAGCAGCCGCAACCTGGTCGACCTGCTCAATATCCAGATGACGCTTACCCATCGGGACAACCTGGAAAAATTCGAGCCCGAACCGGAATTCATGGAAACCGCGTTTTCCGGGAATATCTGGGTGGCGCGGAACGTGACCGACCCCCCGGGAGCATTCGGGTTCACCGGGTCCCGGCCGGTCCTGGCTTACCTGGGGTACCGCGATTGGGAACGGACCATGGAGAGTTGGATCCGCTATTTCCGCGACCTTCCCCGGCCGGAGCGGGCGGCGTACGTTCTCCGCGCCCCCGCGGGGGCCGATCCCGGCGAGGTCGAGGGGGTCCCCGTGGGGGAATTTTCGGCTCTGCTGGTGGCGGGCGGCACGGCCTGGGATACGCCCGCCGCCCGCGGTCTGCTGGCTCGCGCCCGGGACAACGGGTTGGAAATCTTCGCCTTGTCCCCGATTCCGGGCGATCCGGCCGGCGTAACGGCAACCGACCCCGACGGCATCCCCTTCGCCCGGTTCGAGGCGCCCCCGGTAGCCTGGAACCGGGAACGGGTCGAGGAAGAGCGCGAGCGGCATCTTGTCGCCTTCGACTGCGCCGGTCCCGGCTGGCTCTACCTTAAAACCGCCTACTATCGGGGGTGGCGCGCCTCTCTGAACGGGCAGCGCGCCCCGGTCTTCTGTCTCAGTCCCGGTTATGACGCGGTCAGGGTGGGGCCCGGCGCGTCCGAACTGGTATTCGCGTATGCCGGAGCCAACCATGCCGGCCTGGGCTACCTGGTTTCGGGTCTGGCCCTGCTGGGCGGGATCGTTTCTCTGGCCCGGAGGCGTCGGCGGTGA
- the lpxA gene encoding acyl-ACP--UDP-N-acetylglucosamine O-acyltransferase, with the protein MNIHPTAIVSADAEIDSGVEIGPYAVVEAGVSIASGTRVFPHAFLTGRTSIGPDNAIHPFAVVGHAPQDLSYRGEDTTLVIGARNTIREGASIHRGTPGGGTVIGNDNFIMGYSHIGHDCRFGDRVILANGALVAGHVHIADGVFVSGNVTIHQFVRIGRHAMLGGLSAYSKDVPPFCTGHSGVLNQVAGLNVVGLRRAGFSPAERGEIKRVFRTVYLIGLAVGAALEKLEKENLGPHARHMVEFIKASQRGICRYSGEI; encoded by the coding sequence ATGAACATTCACCCAACCGCGATCGTCTCCGCCGACGCCGAGATCGACTCCGGAGTGGAGATCGGTCCCTATGCCGTAGTGGAAGCGGGAGTTTCCATCGCCTCGGGAACCAGGGTTTTCCCCCATGCTTTCCTCACCGGCCGTACCAGTATCGGGCCGGACAACGCCATTCATCCTTTCGCGGTCGTCGGCCATGCTCCCCAGGACCTTTCCTACCGGGGCGAAGATACCACCCTCGTCATCGGCGCGCGCAACACCATCCGCGAAGGCGCCTCCATCCACCGGGGCACCCCCGGCGGCGGGACGGTCATCGGCAACGACAATTTCATTATGGGTTATTCCCATATCGGGCACGACTGCCGTTTCGGGGACCGTGTTATTCTGGCCAACGGCGCGCTGGTCGCCGGCCATGTTCATATCGCCGACGGGGTTTTCGTTTCCGGGAACGTCACCATCCACCAGTTCGTCCGGATCGGCCGTCACGCCATGCTCGGGGGCCTTTCCGCCTACAGCAAGGACGTCCCTCCGTTCTGCACGGGGCACTCCGGGGTCCTCAACCAGGTGGCGGGCCTCAATGTCGTGGGCCTGCGCCGCGCCGGGTTCAGCCCCGCCGAGCGCGGCGAAATAAAGCGCGTATTCCGGACGGTTTATCTGATCGGTCTCGCCGTCGGCGCCGCGCTGGAAAAATTGGAGAAGGAAAACCTGGGCCCCCACGCCCGGCACATGGTCGAATTCATCAAAGCCTCCCAGCGGGGCATCTGCCGTTATTCCGGGGAAATCTGA
- a CDS encoding nucleoside transporter C-terminal domain-containing protein, which produces MERIISLIGMLVLVLVAFFMSDNKRRISFRIVVLGIMLQVAFAFVILPNSPLNHWFKAGLGMREAPGEWFFAKMNDVVIRLLGFAEEGARFLFGNLVNNNVPVASGEVGNGPASAVVGRVAVVGSYFAFNVLPTIIFFSSLMSVLYYLGIMQKVVAFFARIMEKTLGTSGAETLSASANIFVGQTEAPLVVRPYVNEMTLSELMVVMVGGFATVAGGVMAAYVGMLKDYFPSIAGHLISASIMSAPAGIVMAKLMIPETGEPKTMGGIRIKLPKTNVNIIDAAASGASTGLQLALNVGAMLLAFIALIALLNFMIGLAGEGIGALTGRGGARISLAEGLPPGVDARPGDIVVVSDGDREVGEWRIAEVEGKEISVETDIPEDFSGCSYRLIDGDTGAVTGQGRGASGRSAFHLSLEIILGWIFAPVAWIMGVPWSDCQVIGRLLGEKMAINEFVAYFNLTQILAQAREGLRPMLQERSVIIATYALCGFANFSSIAIQLGGIGGIAPDRRHDLARIGFRAMIGGTLAAFMTGTIAGIFV; this is translated from the coding sequence ATGGAAAGAATAATCAGTTTGATCGGAATGCTGGTCCTGGTTCTGGTGGCATTCTTCATGTCCGACAACAAACGCCGGATCAGCTTCCGCATCGTCGTTCTCGGGATCATGCTCCAGGTCGCCTTCGCCTTCGTCATCCTCCCCAACAGCCCGCTCAACCATTGGTTCAAAGCGGGCTTGGGGATGCGGGAGGCCCCCGGAGAATGGTTCTTCGCCAAGATGAACGACGTCGTCATCCGCCTTCTGGGTTTCGCCGAGGAAGGCGCCCGGTTTCTCTTCGGGAACCTGGTCAACAATAACGTGCCCGTGGCCTCCGGCGAGGTCGGCAACGGCCCCGCCTCCGCCGTCGTCGGCCGGGTGGCGGTGGTGGGGTCGTATTTCGCCTTCAACGTGCTTCCCACCATCATTTTCTTCTCCTCGCTCATGTCCGTGCTCTACTACCTGGGGATCATGCAGAAGGTGGTCGCGTTCTTCGCCCGGATCATGGAAAAGACCCTGGGCACCAGCGGCGCCGAGACCCTGTCGGCGTCGGCCAACATTTTCGTGGGCCAGACCGAAGCGCCTCTGGTGGTGCGGCCCTACGTCAACGAGATGACCTTGTCCGAATTGATGGTGGTCATGGTCGGGGGATTCGCCACCGTGGCCGGGGGGGTGATGGCGGCCTACGTGGGGATGCTCAAGGATTATTTTCCCAGCATCGCCGGCCATCTCATCTCCGCCAGCATCATGTCGGCGCCGGCCGGCATCGTCATGGCCAAGCTGATGATCCCCGAAACCGGAGAACCCAAGACCATGGGGGGGATCCGGATCAAGCTTCCCAAGACCAACGTCAACATCATCGACGCCGCGGCGTCGGGCGCCTCCACCGGCCTGCAGCTCGCCCTCAACGTCGGAGCCATGCTTCTGGCCTTCATCGCGCTTATCGCCCTCCTCAATTTCATGATCGGCCTGGCGGGTGAAGGGATCGGGGCCCTGACGGGGAGAGGAGGGGCCCGGATCAGCCTGGCCGAAGGGCTGCCCCCGGGGGTCGACGCTCGGCCCGGGGATATCGTCGTCGTCTCCGACGGGGACCGCGAAGTCGGCGAATGGCGGATCGCGGAAGTCGAGGGAAAAGAGATTTCGGTGGAGACGGATATCCCCGAGGATTTTTCGGGGTGCTCCTACCGGTTGATCGACGGCGATACCGGGGCCGTGACCGGGCAAGGCCGCGGTGCCTCGGGCCGTTCGGCGTTTCACCTCAGCCTGGAGATCATCCTGGGGTGGATTTTCGCTCCGGTGGCCTGGATCATGGGCGTCCCCTGGAGCGATTGCCAGGTGATCGGCAGGCTGCTGGGGGAGAAGATGGCGATCAACGAATTCGTGGCATATTTCAATCTGACCCAGATTCTGGCCCAGGCCCGGGAAGGGCTCCGGCCCATGCTCCAGGAGCGCAGCGTCATCATCGCCACCTACGCTCTGTGCGGCTTCGCCAACTTCAGTTCCATCGCCATCCAGCTGGGGGGAATCGGCGGCATCGCCCCCGACCGGCGCCACGATCTGGCCCGGATCGGGTTCCGGGCGATGATCGGGGGCACGCTGGCGGCGTTCATGACCGGCACGATCGCCGGGATATTCGTCTGA
- a CDS encoding glycosyltransferase family 2 protein gives MSERVRRPAVSLAMLFYNEEECVRRVVEAMRKALSEEGLDFQLLPVDNGSTDATPGIIAELAADDPRIKVVTVEKNRGYGWGIIKGLAAADGEWIGYMDGDGQIEPEAFLRLARFRGAGYDMVKIRRAGRQDGWLRGVVSDVYVMVVCLLFDLPFYDVNAKPRLMRREWLEKLDLNSKDWFLDAEMLIKARELGMTVGEIKAAFLKRKQGLSNVRVGTVGEFLGNIARYRWGGTLRIWRKKTGLR, from the coding sequence ATGAGCGAGCGCGTCCGACGTCCCGCGGTCTCTCTGGCCATGCTCTTTTACAACGAGGAGGAGTGCGTCCGCCGCGTCGTGGAAGCGATGAGGAAAGCCCTGTCGGAGGAAGGGCTGGATTTTCAGCTGCTGCCCGTCGACAACGGTTCCACCGACGCCACCCCCGGGATCATCGCCGAACTGGCGGCGGACGATCCCCGGATCAAGGTGGTTACGGTCGAGAAAAACCGCGGTTACGGCTGGGGCATCATCAAGGGGCTGGCCGCCGCGGACGGGGAGTGGATCGGGTACATGGACGGCGACGGCCAGATCGAGCCCGAAGCGTTTTTACGGCTGGCCCGCTTCCGCGGCGCCGGGTATGATATGGTCAAAATCAGAAGGGCCGGCCGTCAGGACGGGTGGCTGCGGGGCGTGGTTTCGGACGTTTACGTCATGGTGGTATGTCTGCTGTTCGATCTTCCGTTTTACGACGTCAACGCCAAGCCGCGCCTGATGCGCCGGGAATGGCTGGAAAAACTGGATCTGAACTCGAAGGACTGGTTTCTGGACGCCGAGATGCTGATCAAGGCCCGGGAATTGGGGATGACCGTCGGCGAGATCAAGGCGGCCTTCCTCAAGCGGAAACAGGGCCTGTCCAACGTCAGGGTAGGCACGGTCGGGGAATTTCTCGGCAATATCGCGCGCTATCGCTGGGGAGGAACATTAAGGATATGGAGAAAAAAGACGGGATTAAGGTAG
- the rfbF gene encoding glucose-1-phosphate cytidylyltransferase, translating to MKVVILCGGRGTRLAEETTYRPKPMVMIGDRPILQHIMEIYSAAGYREFILPLGYKGEMIMDYFLNFDLYTNDFTLELGDGPKKIIPHTSRHPGWRITMARTGEDTLTGGRIKRIRKYLGDDRTFMVTYGDGVADIDLAELLAAHRRMGKLATVTGVRPINRFGELTVSGGLVGEFREKPQTEQGLINGGFFVFEQGVFEYLDFDGALEREPLERLARDGQLAIYEHRGFWHCMDTFRDMEKLNRYWAEGSPPWAKPAASGGRVGHE from the coding sequence ATTAAGGTAGTCATCCTCTGCGGCGGCCGGGGGACCAGGTTGGCCGAAGAGACGACCTATCGGCCCAAGCCGATGGTGATGATCGGCGACCGCCCCATACTGCAGCATATCATGGAAATCTATTCCGCCGCCGGATACCGGGAATTCATCCTCCCCCTGGGGTATAAAGGGGAGATGATCATGGATTATTTTCTCAATTTCGACCTCTACACCAACGATTTCACCCTGGAACTGGGAGACGGGCCGAAAAAAATCATTCCCCATACCAGCCGTCACCCCGGATGGAGAATCACCATGGCCCGGACCGGGGAAGATACCCTGACCGGGGGCAGGATCAAGCGTATCCGCAAGTACCTCGGCGATGACCGGACGTTCATGGTCACCTACGGCGACGGAGTGGCGGACATCGATCTGGCCGAGCTCCTGGCCGCCCATCGGCGGATGGGAAAGCTCGCCACCGTCACCGGCGTCAGACCCATCAATCGGTTCGGGGAATTGACCGTCTCCGGGGGGCTGGTCGGGGAGTTCCGGGAAAAACCTCAGACCGAACAGGGCCTGATCAACGGGGGCTTTTTCGTCTTCGAACAGGGGGTCTTCGAGTATCTCGACTTCGACGGGGCCCTGGAACGGGAACCGCTGGAACGGTTGGCCCGGGACGGGCAACTGGCGATCTACGAACACCGGGGGTTCTGGCACTGCATGGACACCTTCCGGGATATGGAGAAGCTCAACCGTTACTGGGCGGAAGGCAGCCCTCCCTGGGCGAAGCCCGCCGCCTCCGGCGGGAGGGTCGGCCATGAGTAA
- a CDS encoding GDP-mannose 4,6-dehydratase: MSNSPWTGKNVFVTGCTGLLGAWLTEDLYRRGAAVTGLVRDWVPGSILNRDGWLRKINVVRGDVADYGVLERALNEYEIDTVFHLAAQTIVGTANRAPLGTFESNIKGTWNVLEACRRVPTVRGVVVASSDKAYGSHDRLPYDEEAPLRGEHPYDVSKSCADLLARSYYLTYGLPVAVTRCGNLFGGGDLNWNRIVPGTIRSVLLGEAPVIRSDGTFIRDYFYVRDAAAAYLLLAEKLPEDGVAGEAFNFSNEIQIPVAELVKTVLRLMDSPLQPVVLDRASGEIRHQYLSAAKARRVLGWKPLFSIEQGLGETIAWYREFFREEAAARAARGG, from the coding sequence ATGAGTAACTCGCCGTGGACGGGGAAAAACGTCTTTGTCACCGGCTGCACCGGATTGCTGGGCGCGTGGCTGACCGAAGATCTCTACCGCCGCGGCGCGGCGGTCACCGGGTTGGTCCGGGACTGGGTGCCGGGGTCGATCCTCAACCGGGACGGCTGGCTGCGGAAGATCAACGTCGTCCGCGGCGACGTGGCCGACTACGGGGTTTTGGAACGGGCGCTCAACGAGTACGAGATCGACACCGTCTTCCATCTGGCCGCCCAGACCATCGTGGGCACCGCCAACCGCGCCCCCCTGGGCACCTTCGAATCGAACATCAAGGGGACATGGAACGTGCTCGAGGCCTGTCGGCGCGTTCCGACCGTGCGCGGGGTGGTGGTCGCTTCCAGCGACAAAGCCTACGGCAGCCATGACCGCCTGCCGTACGACGAGGAGGCTCCGCTGCGGGGCGAACACCCTTACGACGTCTCCAAGAGCTGCGCCGATCTGCTCGCCCGCAGCTACTACCTGACCTACGGCCTGCCCGTGGCCGTCACGCGCTGCGGCAATCTTTTCGGCGGCGGCGATCTGAACTGGAACCGGATCGTCCCGGGGACCATCAGGAGCGTTCTTCTCGGGGAGGCGCCGGTGATCCGCAGCGACGGCACCTTCATCCGCGATTATTTCTATGTCCGCGACGCCGCCGCGGCGTACCTTCTTCTGGCGGAGAAGCTTCCGGAAGACGGGGTCGCCGGCGAAGCCTTCAACTTCAGCAACGAGATCCAGATTCCGGTGGCGGAGCTGGTGAAGACGGTCCTGCGCCTGATGGATTCCCCGCTCCAACCGGTGGTTCTCGATCGGGCCTCCGGCGAGATTCGGCATCAATACCTGAGCGCGGCCAAGGCGCGCCGGGTTTTGGGGTGGAAGCCGCTCTTCTCCATCGAGCAGGGGTTGGGGGAGACGATCGCCTGGTACCGGGAATTTTTCCGCGAAGAAGCGGCCGCGCGCGCGGCGCGCGGGGGTTGA
- a CDS encoding phosphodiester glycosidase family protein codes for MIRWAATACALLIFSGTSPGEEYPPPAHMRPVVPGCAYGTVNLPERKLVYHLVEVDLSLGPAVRALEARGRGETVSGLARRVLREGQPLVACINGDYFDQIDDGTIFPWGILVLNGELAYSPSRRSALYVGADGKAGIDVFTLRATLSPAEGGGSLPVEGVNQPPSAAGSAYLYTPRWGASTPEFSRGQALVFSGAPPRCGADSDLTVVGRLRMPVRVPIPPDGCVLVVPGKQEALAGFELGSRAVLAVASPSGIVWALGGGPRLVREGRISFEHAREGFVSGQGAYMVLGRHPRSAVGVSADGSKLLLVAVEGRTEASEGMKLDEFAALLQALGAADAMSFDGGRSVGLWAGGEDLVTGGREVCDALAVVETGEGRPAPTGTKGIADPVKIE; via the coding sequence ATGATCCGCTGGGCGGCGACGGCATGCGCGCTCCTGATCTTCTCCGGAACCTCACCGGGGGAGGAATATCCCCCTCCGGCTCACATGCGCCCGGTCGTTCCCGGTTGCGCCTACGGGACGGTGAACCTTCCCGAGCGTAAGCTCGTCTACCATCTGGTGGAGGTGGACTTGAGCCTGGGGCCGGCGGTCAGGGCCTTGGAGGCGCGGGGCCGGGGGGAGACCGTCTCCGGGCTGGCCCGGCGCGTTCTCCGGGAAGGGCAGCCCCTGGTGGCCTGCATCAACGGAGATTATTTCGATCAGATCGACGACGGGACCATCTTTCCCTGGGGAATATTGGTTTTGAACGGGGAACTGGCCTACTCCCCCTCCCGGCGCTCGGCTTTGTACGTCGGCGCCGACGGCAAGGCCGGGATAGACGTTTTTACCCTGCGGGCGACGTTGTCCCCGGCCGAAGGCGGGGGAAGTCTGCCCGTCGAAGGCGTCAATCAACCCCCCTCCGCGGCCGGCTCGGCTTATCTCTATACGCCGCGCTGGGGCGCCTCCACCCCGGAGTTCTCCCGAGGCCAGGCGCTGGTTTTTTCGGGAGCCCCCCCGCGCTGCGGCGCCGACTCGGACCTGACCGTGGTGGGGCGGTTGCGGATGCCGGTTCGGGTCCCGATCCCCCCGGACGGTTGCGTACTCGTCGTTCCCGGGAAGCAAGAGGCGCTTGCGGGTTTCGAACTGGGCTCCCGGGCCGTCCTCGCCGTGGCGTCGCCCTCCGGAATCGTCTGGGCCCTCGGCGGCGGCCCCCGTCTGGTACGTGAAGGAAGGATCAGCTTCGAACACGCTCGGGAAGGGTTCGTTTCGGGCCAAGGCGCGTACATGGTGCTGGGCCGTCATCCCCGCAGCGCGGTGGGGGTCTCCGCCGATGGAAGCAAGCTGTTGCTGGTGGCGGTGGAAGGGAGAACCGAGGCCAGCGAGGGCATGAAACTGGACGAATTCGCCGCCCTGCTCCAGGCCCTGGGCGCCGCCGACGCCATGAGTTTCGACGGCGGCCGTTCGGTGGGGCTGTGGGCGGGCGGCGAAGACCTGGTGACGGGCGGCCGGGAGGTCTGCGACGCGTTGGCAGTGGTGGAAACCGGAGAAGGGCGTCCAGCGCCGACCGGTACGAAAGGCATTGCGGACCCGGTTAAGATAGAGTAA